In Lepus europaeus isolate LE1 chromosome 19, mLepTim1.pri, whole genome shotgun sequence, the genomic window CCCTGGCTTGGATGTGTATAAGGAGGCCGTCACTACCTGACGTTGGTGCTGCGCTCTTGGCTTTGCGTCCGCTCAGCTCCAGGAAGGAGTTGAGCCACGAGGAGGCGCCCAGGCGGAGGTCTTTGAGGAGCAGGGCTGTGTCCCGCCGCATGAGCCCCATCATGCCCAGCGCCTTCTGGTCTGAGTTGGAGTGGTCTTCCGTCTGTGCACCTGCAGAGTGTGCGTGCCGGGGCCGGGCTGGTCTTAACACTCAGCATTTTGGGCACCTGTGCCCCAGGGATCTGACTGCCTCGGAAGAAACATGGCCAGTAAGGAGTCCCAGGttcctctgcccagccccagcttccttaGTCCCGGGagtccagggccccagccccctcctccctcagacccaggggcctgggccccagcccagggcccctaGGCAGCGTGGGCCTCACCTGCGTAGGCGCTGACACACTTGGAGAGCACGCTGAGCGGCAGCAGGGGGTCCATAAGGCTCAGCAGCCGGGAGGGAGAGGCGGCTGACTGCAGTAGTGTGGCCGGGTAGGCTGCCATGATGCCATCTGGCACCCGCACGCCATAGGCTGCAGCCCGAAGGGACACGGTGAAGCAGAGGTTGCCGCCGGCGCTGTCTCCCGCAAGGCAAATCCGCTCTCCTGTTGAGCCTGGTTTTGGAGtcgggggttgggggtgggggcttggtCACAGCCTGGTGGGGGGTGGGTACTGGGGAGGGAGGAACTCAAGCTCTGAGCTAGAACTGGCTCTCAGAGGTGGAGTGTGGGGCTCCCCAAAGTCTAGAAGGCTGCAATTTTGGACTGGTAAACTGAGGCAGGGATCTGGACCCATTTGGTGGACAGTGGTCAGTGGGTCAGGAAGACTTGGGACACGGAGAGACCCAGAGATCAGGGAGTCTGGGAGGCTGGGGAGTGGAAGGTCAGGGTGCAGGCTGGCAGCGCAGCCCCAGGCAGGCCAGAGCCTGCTCAGTACCTCGGTGCACTTCCAAGATGGTGGCATTTCAGGACGGGGGCTCAGAGTTGTTGGCGCATGGTCCAGGaggctggcagggcagggagcagaggccagcGGAGGGCCGGGAATGGACGGCAGCAGAGGAAAAGGTAGAGAAGATGCAGGCAGGGGAGCAAGTGGTGGACTTGATGGGAGCGGGGTGAGCAGGTGGCCGGAGAGGGAAGGCAGGGGTGAGGATGGGGCCCGTGTATGAGAAGGAGGCTTGAGGAACCATGTGCGCGGGTCACTGCCCCTGCagttctggggtggggggggggctcacCAAGGAGGGCGCAGTGCTTGACGGCCCAGCAGTAGGCGTAGAAGCACTCCTCCAGCGCGCGCGGGAAGGGGGCCTCGGGGGCCAGGGAGTAGTCAATGGAGAGGATGGGGACGCCCAGCTCTTGGGCCCAGCTCTTGAGGTAGGGCTCGTGGGATTTGGAGGTCTGGGCCACGAAGCCGCCGCCGTGGATGTGCACCACCAGTGACCGGGAGCGGGGTGCCTGCTGGCTGCGGGGCCGCAGCTCCAGGCTCCGCGGGCCCTCGGACTTGGCCAGGATGTTGAGTTCCTCGCTGTcctgcagggaaggaagaaggaggctggggagggcctGCCTGGGTCGCACGTCCCAAGGGATGTGACTCAGCAGGAAGGGcgtctggggcaggtgtggggaggggcgCCCATGCTCTCTGGCTCTGCACCTGTTCCCGGCTGAGGCCAGGGCCTTACCTGTCCTTCACGCAGGTCATAGGAGATGAGCCTGACGAGGACGGGCCCAGGGCCCGTGTGGGCCAATGGTGGCGAGATGGTGACCGTGAGCTTGGGGTCGGAGGTCAGCGGCATGTTAAAGGCCTCGGGCGGCAGGCTGATCAGTCGGCTCACCCTCACGTTAGCCGATGTCATGTTGGCCAGAGACTGGGAGAAGGAACAGaaggggtgctggggaggggctgcctaTCCTCTGACCCTCAGCATTCCCCTCCTGTGCCATCCCGGGGCCCTGCTCTAAGGGCTTCAGTCACGTCTCCGGGGCCCTGGGGTGCCCATCTGCGACAGGCTCACCGAGAGCACCTCGATCTCTGTGATGTTCCAGAAGGCTTTCCAGAAGTGCACGTCCAGGTTCTGTATGATCCGCTCAAACTCGGCCCCACGCAGCTCTGGGTCGATGGCGAAGCGGCCGCTGGTGAAGAGGGAGCTGGCGGTCACACCTGGGGGTCGGGAGGGTGTCAGGCTGctcaggcggggggggggggcagggacaggagggGGCGGCGGGTAGAGCCTGGCTGGCTGGCACTCACTGAGACCCGTCTCGTTGCGCTTGTAGTGCTCCCCGAAGGACACCAGCCCGATGGAGATGGTCTGCAGGAAGGGCCGGATGGCGGGCGTGAACTGTGGAGAGACAGGCGGGAGTGAGGGGCAGTAGACGTTTCCCGAGCTCCTGCTGCGTGCCAGGCGCACGCGAGCTGACAAGCAAATGGAGACATGATGATGAATGACTGCATAATGACGTGAGGAAAAGACAAAGACCACAGGCTGAGGGGACACGGAGATGCTGAGGGGTTAGAGGGCACAGCAAGTGCAGGAGCTCAGGGCTGGGCCCGTGCTCAGCAGggggagccaaagccagggggcgagtgggcaggagctggggtcagAGACGAGAAGGGGCCCAGACAGGGCTTAGGCGGAGCAGTGAGATGACGCAGGGGTTTCCTGacggggcaggtgggagggggaaACAGCGACAGCCCGACGGGTACAGGGATCTTGGTGCAGGAAGTGCCgggtggggagactgaggcccacaCTCGGGGACAGCTACTGTGGAGGAATGTGGATGAGGGGGTGGTGCTGAGACAGCGCCACAGGAAACAAAGCCAGGGGAGGCCGAGGCAAGAGGCCACCGAGGTTCCTCTGTGCACTCCACACATGCCGGCCACTGGGCTGGAGCAGGGACGCAGCAGGGCCGTGACGGCTGGGCCCGCACACAGTGGCTGTCAGGtggccctgctcctggctgctggcccacTGGGCCAGAGAGCGTGGggtttctggctattgtggccggGAGGCAGGTTTAGGCGGTTCCAGGATCTCTTTCCCGTGACTTCCATATCCTGGCCAGTATTTGTGAATCtggtctgggggaggggaggctcccAGGCTGGGGTGCTGAGGACAGCTGGGCCTGTAGGCAGGGGTGGGACAGGGCACGGGGGAGGTCTCTGACTGCCCAGCTTGGCTATCACTGAGATGGGGGTGGTGGTCCAAAGAGGTTGATTGGCTTAGGGGTCACACAGCTCCAGATGCTCCTGCTGGGGCTCCCTGgtgcagctggggcctgggggacCCAGCACTGACCCCACACCAGGGGCACGCTGAGCCTCCACCCTGAGCCTGGCATCCCAGTGTGCTCCTGTTTTTACCCAAGTCTGAGAGCCGTGGGGC contains:
- the LIPE gene encoding hormone-sensitive lipase isoform X3: MGHRRRRGPKRGRGFAVAGCGGEARPKFTPAIRPFLQTISIGLVSFGEHYKRNETGLSVTASSLFTSGRFAIDPELRGAEFERIIQNLDVHFWKAFWNITEIEVLSSLANMTSANVRVSRLISLPPEAFNMPLTSDPKLTVTISPPLAHTGPGPVLVRLISYDLREGQDSEELNILAKSEGPRSLELRPRSQQAPRSRSLVVHIHGGGFVAQTSKSHEPYLKSWAQELGVPILSIDYSLAPEAPFPRALEECFYAYCWAVKHCALLGSTGERICLAGDSAGGNLCFTVSLRAAAYGVRVPDGIMAAYPATLLQSAASPSRLLSLMDPLLPLSVLSKCVSAYAGAQTEDHSNSDQKALGMMGLMRRDTALLLKDLRLGASSWLNSFLELSGRKAKSAAPTSEPMRRSVSEAALAQPEGPLGTDSLKSLTLKDLSVKGSSEATDTPEMSLSAETLGPSSASDVNFFLRPEDGVDEAEAREERGAKDRGQGVRAAFPEGFHPRISSQGATHMPLFSAPIVKNPFMSPLLAPDNMLKTLPPVHIVACALDPMLDDSVMFARRLRCLGQPVTLRVVEDLPHGFLSLAALCRETREATELCVERIRLVLTHPAPAAPPPL